The Arachis hypogaea cultivar Tifrunner chromosome 19, arahy.Tifrunner.gnm2.J5K5, whole genome shotgun sequence genome has a window encoding:
- the LOC112777273 gene encoding pleiotropic drug resistance protein 1-like isoform X1: MEGSDIYRGSNSLRSTSFRLRRNKTTSSENVFSKTSSSCEEEDDEEALKWASLEKLPTYNRLRKGLLATSRGVANEIDITELGFQDRQKLLDRLIKVAEEDNENFLLKLRERIDRVGLNIPTVEVRFEHLNVEAEVLVGSRAMPTFLNFAINRVESVLTFLHIMSSKKKQVTIFKDVSGIIKPRRMTLLLGPPSSGKTTLLLALSGKLDPSLKVSGRVSYNGHEMNEFVPQRTAAYISQHDVHIGEMTVRETLTFSARCQGVGSRYDLLSELSRREKEAKIKPDSDIDVYMKATTIGGQEASLVTDYVLKILGLDICANTMVGNEMLRGISGGQRKRVTIGEMLVGPANALFMDEISTGLDSSTTFQIVSSLKQYVHILNGTAFISLLQPTPETYELFDDIVLISDGEIIYQGPREHVLDFFHCMGFNCPERKSVADFLQEVTSKKDQEQYWSQRDQPYNFISATQFAEAFQSFHVGKGMVDELSIPFDKSMNHRAALTTKKYGTNLKELVKANISREYLLLKRNSFVYIFKLSQVTMIAIITMTLFLRTKMHRESIDDGSVYIGALYFSLSMLTVLGISEISMASAKLAVLYKQRDHLFYPSWAYAIPTWILKIPLSFLDVANWVFLTYYVIGYDSNVARFFKQYLVLFLTSQMASGLFRAVAALSRNNVIVANTFGATVGVIILLLGGFILSRKNIKDWWIWGYWISPITYGLNAIMVNEFLGKSWHKFTQNSNKTLGVQALESHGFFTHAYWYWIGVGVLIGYIFLFNILYTMALTYLTPFENQRATIIEEEEGNATNDDIAQEVELPHIEGSRRVNASNNSSNGRRRKGMVLPFEPHSITFDEVVYSVDMPQEMKDQGVIEDRLVLLKGVSGAFRPGVLTALMGVTGAGKTTLMDVLAGRKTGGYIDGSIKISGYPKKQETFARISGYCEQNDIHSPHITVYESLFYSAWLRLSVKIDSNDKKMFIEEVMELVELNLLRNSLVGLPGINGLSIEQRKRLTIAVELVANPSIIFMDEPTSGLDARAAAIVMRTIRNIVDTGRTILCTIHQPNIDIFEAFDELFLLKRGGQEIYVGPLGHHSSQLIKYFESIDGVTKIKDGHNPATWMLEATSSAKELNLGVDFHEIYKNSDLYRRNKEMIAELGNPDPDSNDLHFPNKYAQPFWVQFQACLWKQHWSYWRNPSYTAIRFFTTIILAFIFGTIFWNLGGKYSNKQDLSNAMGSIYIAVLFLGLQYASSVQPVVAIERVVFYRENAAGMYSALPYAIAQVLIELPYIFAQATTYGVMTYAMIGFEWTPRKFFWYLFFMYFAFCYYTFYGMMTVALTPNRHVASIVASSFYAIWNLFSGFIIPPPRMPVWWKWYYWACPVSWTLYGTVASQFGDITHIMESEHVSVQDFIRSYYGFKHDFVGVCAIVVFGFAMLFALIFAIAIKVLNFQRR; this comes from the exons GGTTGGGCTTAACATTCCAACAGTTGAAGTTCGATTTGAACACCTTAATGTTGAGGCTGAAGTTCTTGTGGGGAGTAGAGCTATGCCTACTTTTCTAAACTTTGCTATTAATCGAGTGGAG AGTGTTTTGACTTTTCTACACATAATGTCAAGCAAAAAGAAACAAGTgactatcttcaaagatgttaGTGGAATAATTAAACCTCGTAGGATGACATTGCTTCTTGGTCCTCCAAGTTCTGGAAAAACCACTCTTCTTCTAGCCTTATCGGGAAAGCTTGATCCAAGTCTCAAG GTATCTGGGAGAGTGAGTTATAATGGACATGAAATGAACGAGTTTGTACCTCAAAGAACTGCTGCATATATTAGTCAACATGATGTTCATATTGGAGAAATGACTGTTAGAGAAACGTTGACTTTTTCAGCAAGGTGCCAAGGAGTTGGATCACGTTATG ACTTGCTATCTGAATTGTCTAGAAGAGAGAAGGAAGCTAAGATTAAACCTGACTCAGATATTGATGTCTACATGAAG GCAACTACAATTGGAGGACAAGAAGCAAGTTTGGTAACAGATTATGTACTAAAG ATTCTAGGGTTGGATATTTGTGCCAATACCATGGTAGGGAACGAAATGTTGCGTGGTATATCAGGAGGACAACGAAAGCGAGTTACTATAGGGGAGATGCTGGTTGGACCGGCAAATGCTTTGTTCATGGATGAAATCTCAACCGGTTTGGATAGCTCCAcaacttttcagattgtgagcTCTTTAAAGCAATATGTTCACATTCTTAATGGAACCGCATTCATCTCTTTACTACAACCGACACCGGAGACTTATGAACTTTTTGATGACATTGTTTTGATCTCTGATGGTGAAATTATTTACCAAGGACCCCGTGAACATGTTCTTGATTTTTTTCATTGTATGGGTTTTAACTGTCCTGAAAGGAAAAGTGTTGCTGATTTTCTTCAAGAA GTAACTTCTAAAAAGGATCAAGAGCAATATTGGTCACAAAGAGATCAACCTTATAACTTTATATCTGCTACTCAATTTGCCGAGGCATTTCAATCATTCCACGTTGGCAAGGGAATGGTTGATGAACTTTCAATTCCATTTGACAAGTCTATGAATCACAGAGCTGCATTAACCACAAAAAAATATGGTACTAATTTGAAGGAACTAGTAAAGGCTAACATCTCAAGGGAGTATTTGCTCTTGAAAAGAAATTCATTTGTTTATATCTTCAAGTTGAGCCAG gTTACGATGATTGCAATAATTACTATGACTCTGTTTCTACGAACAAAGATGCACCGAGAATCTATTGATGATGGAAGTGTTTATATTGGTGCTTTATATTTCTCACTATCAATGCTAACAGTACTTGGAATATCTGAAATTTCAATGGCGAGTGCAAAGCTTGCAGTTTTGTACAAGCAAAGGGATCATCTATTTTATCCTTCATGGGCATATGCCATACCCACTTGGATCCTTAAGATTCCTCTATCATTTCTTGATGTTGCTAATTGGGTCTTCCTCACATACTATGTAATTGGATATGATTCAAATGTTGCCAG ATTCTTCAAGCAATATCTGGTGCTGTTCCTAACCAGCCAAATGGCTTCTGGACTGTTCCGAGCAGTTGCTGCCTTGTCTAGGAATAACGTGATTGTGGCCAACACATTTGGGGCAACTGTAGGTGTTATAATTTTGCTGTTGGGTGGCTTCATTTTATCCAGAA AAAACATCAAGGATTGGTGGATTTGGGGGTATTGGATTTCACCTATCACGTATGGTCTAAATGCAATAATGGTGAATGAATTTCTCGGAAAAAGTTGGCACAAG TTTACACAAAACTCCAACAAGACACTAGGAGTTCAAGCTCTGGAATCTCATGGATTCTTCACGCATGCTTATTGGtattggattggcgttggggtaTTGATTGGATATATTTTTCTCTTCAACATTCTATACACCATGGCTCTCACTTATCTCACTC CATTTGAGAATCAACGAGCAACAataattgaagaggaagaaggcaaTGCAACTAATGATGATATAGCTCAAGAAGTTGAATTGCCACATATAG AAGGTTCAAGAAGAGTTAATGCTTCCAACAATAGTAGCAACGGAAGGAGGAGAAAAGGCATGGTTCTTCCATTTGAACCAcattctatcacctttgatgaaGTTGTCTATTCCGTTGATATGCCACAG GAAATGAAGGATCAAGGTGTAATAGAAGATAGGTTAGTGCTTCTAAAGGGTGTTAGTGGTGCATTTAGGCCTGGTGTGCTCACAGCTTTGATGGGTGTAACTGGAGCAGGAAAAACCACCTTAATGGATGTTCTAGCTGGTAGGAAAACCGGTGGATACATTGATGGAAGCATAAAAATTTCTGGATACCCTAAGAAGCAAGAAACATTTGCTAGAATCTCGGGTTATTGCGAGCAAAACGATATCCACTCTCCTCATATTACTGTTTATGAGTCCTTATTTTACTCGGCATGGCTTCGCTTATCGGTGAAAATTGATTCTAACGATAAAAAA ATGTTTATTGAAGAAGTTATGGAGCTTGTGGAATTGAACTTGTTGAGAAACTCACTAGTTGGGTTACCTGGAATAAATGGACTCTCAATTGAACAACGCAAGAGATTAACTATAGCGGTTGAATTAGTGGCTAATCCATCTATAATTTTCATGGATGAGCCTACTTCTGGTTTAGATGCTAGAGCTGCCGCCATTGTTATGAGGACTATTAGAAATATCGTTGATACTGGACGAACAATTCTTTGCACCATTCATCAGCCCAACATTGACATATTTGAAGCTTTTGATGAG TTATTTCTATTGAAACGTGGAGGACAAGAAATATATGTTGGACCATTGGGTCATCATTCAAGCCAATTGATAAAGTATTTTGAG AGCATTGACGGAGTTACTAAAATCAAAGATGGTCATAACCCAGCAACTTGGATGCTAGAAGCTACAAGTTCAGCAAAAGAGCTTAATCTCGGTGTTGATTTTCATGAGATATACAAAAATTCTGATTTGTACAG GAGGAACAAGGAGATGATAGCAGAATTGGGAAACCCTGATCCTGATTCAAATGATCTTCATTTCCCTAATAAATATGCACAGCCATTTTGGGTGCAGTTCCAAGCATGCTTATGGAAGCAACATTGGTCATATTGGCGCAATCCATCATATACAGCCATAAGATTTTTTACCACTATTATCTTAGCCTTCATATTTGGAACTATATTTTGGAACCTTGGAGGCAAATA CTCAAACAAGCAAGATCTATCAAACGCCATGGGATCAATATACATTGCTGTCCTCTTTCTAGGGTTACAGTATGCATCTTCTGTACAACCAGTGGTAGCAATTGAAAGAGTTGTCTTTTATAGAGAAAATGCTGCTGGAATGTATTCTGCTTTACCCTATGCAATTGCACAA GTCTTGATAGAGCTTCCATATATCTTTGCCCAAGCTACAACCTATGGTGTCATGACTTATGCCATGATTGGATTTGAGTGGACTCCAAGAAAATTCTTTTGGTATTTGTTTTTCATGTACTTTGCATTTTGCTACTACACTTTCTATGGCATGATGACTGTGGCATTAACACCAAACCGCCATGTTGCTTCCATTGTGGCTTCTTCATTTTATGCAATATGGAACCTATTTTCAGGATTTATCATTCCACCACCT AGGATGCCAGTGTGGTGGAAGTGGTACTATTGGGCATGTCCTGTGTCATGGACCTTATATGGAACGGTTGCATCACAATTTGGAGACATAACTCATATAATGGAATCAGAACATGTTTCAGTGCAAGACTTCATAAGAAGTTATTATGGCTTCAAACATGATTTCGTAGGAGTTTGTGCAATTGTGGTTTTTGGGTTTGCAATGTTATTTGCGCTCATTTTTGCCATTGCAATCAAGGTCCTAAACTTTCAAAGACGATAG
- the LOC112777273 gene encoding pleiotropic drug resistance protein 1-like isoform X2, giving the protein MEGSDIYRGSNSLRSTSFRLRRNKTTSSENVFSKTSSSCEEEDDEEALKWASLEKLPTYNRLRKGLLATSRGVANEIDITELGFQDRQKLLDRLIKVAEEDNENFLLKLRERIDRVGLNIPTVEVRFEHLNVEAEVLVGSRAMPTFLNFAINRVESVLTFLHIMSSKKKQVTIFKDVSGIIKPRRMTLLLGPPSSGKTTLLLALSGKLDPSLKVSGRVSYNGHEMNEFVPQRTAAYISQHDVHIGEMTVRETLTFSARCQGVGSRYDLLSELSRREKEAKIKPDSDIDVYMKATTIGGQEASLVTDYVLKILGLDICANTMVGNEMLRGISGGQRKRVTIGEMLVGPANALFMDEISTGLDSSTTFQIVSSLKQYVHILNGTAFISLLQPTPETYELFDDIVLISDGEIIYQGPREHVLDFFHCMGFNCPERKSVADFLQEVTSKKDQEQYWSQRDQPYNFISATQFAEAFQSFHVGKGMVDELSIPFDKSMNHRAALTTKKYGTNLKELVKANISREYLLLKRNSFVYIFKLSQVTMIAIITMTLFLRTKMHRESIDDGSVYIGALYFSLSMLTVLGISEISMASAKLAVLYKQRDHLFYPSWAYAIPTWILKIPLSFLDVANWVFLTYYVIGYDSNVARFFKQYLVLFLTSQMASGLFRAVAALSRNNVIVANTFGATVGVIILLLGGFILSRKNIKDWWIWGYWISPITYGLNAIMVNEFLGKSWHKFTQNSNKTLGVQALESHGFFTHAYWYWIGVGVLIGYIFLFNILYTMALTYLTPFENQRATIIEEEEGNATNDDIAQEVELPHIVNASNNSSNGRRRKGMVLPFEPHSITFDEVVYSVDMPQEMKDQGVIEDRLVLLKGVSGAFRPGVLTALMGVTGAGKTTLMDVLAGRKTGGYIDGSIKISGYPKKQETFARISGYCEQNDIHSPHITVYESLFYSAWLRLSVKIDSNDKKMFIEEVMELVELNLLRNSLVGLPGINGLSIEQRKRLTIAVELVANPSIIFMDEPTSGLDARAAAIVMRTIRNIVDTGRTILCTIHQPNIDIFEAFDELFLLKRGGQEIYVGPLGHHSSQLIKYFESIDGVTKIKDGHNPATWMLEATSSAKELNLGVDFHEIYKNSDLYRRNKEMIAELGNPDPDSNDLHFPNKYAQPFWVQFQACLWKQHWSYWRNPSYTAIRFFTTIILAFIFGTIFWNLGGKYSNKQDLSNAMGSIYIAVLFLGLQYASSVQPVVAIERVVFYRENAAGMYSALPYAIAQVLIELPYIFAQATTYGVMTYAMIGFEWTPRKFFWYLFFMYFAFCYYTFYGMMTVALTPNRHVASIVASSFYAIWNLFSGFIIPPPRMPVWWKWYYWACPVSWTLYGTVASQFGDITHIMESEHVSVQDFIRSYYGFKHDFVGVCAIVVFGFAMLFALIFAIAIKVLNFQRR; this is encoded by the exons GGTTGGGCTTAACATTCCAACAGTTGAAGTTCGATTTGAACACCTTAATGTTGAGGCTGAAGTTCTTGTGGGGAGTAGAGCTATGCCTACTTTTCTAAACTTTGCTATTAATCGAGTGGAG AGTGTTTTGACTTTTCTACACATAATGTCAAGCAAAAAGAAACAAGTgactatcttcaaagatgttaGTGGAATAATTAAACCTCGTAGGATGACATTGCTTCTTGGTCCTCCAAGTTCTGGAAAAACCACTCTTCTTCTAGCCTTATCGGGAAAGCTTGATCCAAGTCTCAAG GTATCTGGGAGAGTGAGTTATAATGGACATGAAATGAACGAGTTTGTACCTCAAAGAACTGCTGCATATATTAGTCAACATGATGTTCATATTGGAGAAATGACTGTTAGAGAAACGTTGACTTTTTCAGCAAGGTGCCAAGGAGTTGGATCACGTTATG ACTTGCTATCTGAATTGTCTAGAAGAGAGAAGGAAGCTAAGATTAAACCTGACTCAGATATTGATGTCTACATGAAG GCAACTACAATTGGAGGACAAGAAGCAAGTTTGGTAACAGATTATGTACTAAAG ATTCTAGGGTTGGATATTTGTGCCAATACCATGGTAGGGAACGAAATGTTGCGTGGTATATCAGGAGGACAACGAAAGCGAGTTACTATAGGGGAGATGCTGGTTGGACCGGCAAATGCTTTGTTCATGGATGAAATCTCAACCGGTTTGGATAGCTCCAcaacttttcagattgtgagcTCTTTAAAGCAATATGTTCACATTCTTAATGGAACCGCATTCATCTCTTTACTACAACCGACACCGGAGACTTATGAACTTTTTGATGACATTGTTTTGATCTCTGATGGTGAAATTATTTACCAAGGACCCCGTGAACATGTTCTTGATTTTTTTCATTGTATGGGTTTTAACTGTCCTGAAAGGAAAAGTGTTGCTGATTTTCTTCAAGAA GTAACTTCTAAAAAGGATCAAGAGCAATATTGGTCACAAAGAGATCAACCTTATAACTTTATATCTGCTACTCAATTTGCCGAGGCATTTCAATCATTCCACGTTGGCAAGGGAATGGTTGATGAACTTTCAATTCCATTTGACAAGTCTATGAATCACAGAGCTGCATTAACCACAAAAAAATATGGTACTAATTTGAAGGAACTAGTAAAGGCTAACATCTCAAGGGAGTATTTGCTCTTGAAAAGAAATTCATTTGTTTATATCTTCAAGTTGAGCCAG gTTACGATGATTGCAATAATTACTATGACTCTGTTTCTACGAACAAAGATGCACCGAGAATCTATTGATGATGGAAGTGTTTATATTGGTGCTTTATATTTCTCACTATCAATGCTAACAGTACTTGGAATATCTGAAATTTCAATGGCGAGTGCAAAGCTTGCAGTTTTGTACAAGCAAAGGGATCATCTATTTTATCCTTCATGGGCATATGCCATACCCACTTGGATCCTTAAGATTCCTCTATCATTTCTTGATGTTGCTAATTGGGTCTTCCTCACATACTATGTAATTGGATATGATTCAAATGTTGCCAG ATTCTTCAAGCAATATCTGGTGCTGTTCCTAACCAGCCAAATGGCTTCTGGACTGTTCCGAGCAGTTGCTGCCTTGTCTAGGAATAACGTGATTGTGGCCAACACATTTGGGGCAACTGTAGGTGTTATAATTTTGCTGTTGGGTGGCTTCATTTTATCCAGAA AAAACATCAAGGATTGGTGGATTTGGGGGTATTGGATTTCACCTATCACGTATGGTCTAAATGCAATAATGGTGAATGAATTTCTCGGAAAAAGTTGGCACAAG TTTACACAAAACTCCAACAAGACACTAGGAGTTCAAGCTCTGGAATCTCATGGATTCTTCACGCATGCTTATTGGtattggattggcgttggggtaTTGATTGGATATATTTTTCTCTTCAACATTCTATACACCATGGCTCTCACTTATCTCACTC CATTTGAGAATCAACGAGCAACAataattgaagaggaagaaggcaaTGCAACTAATGATGATATAGCTCAAGAAGTTGAATTGCCACATATAG TTAATGCTTCCAACAATAGTAGCAACGGAAGGAGGAGAAAAGGCATGGTTCTTCCATTTGAACCAcattctatcacctttgatgaaGTTGTCTATTCCGTTGATATGCCACAG GAAATGAAGGATCAAGGTGTAATAGAAGATAGGTTAGTGCTTCTAAAGGGTGTTAGTGGTGCATTTAGGCCTGGTGTGCTCACAGCTTTGATGGGTGTAACTGGAGCAGGAAAAACCACCTTAATGGATGTTCTAGCTGGTAGGAAAACCGGTGGATACATTGATGGAAGCATAAAAATTTCTGGATACCCTAAGAAGCAAGAAACATTTGCTAGAATCTCGGGTTATTGCGAGCAAAACGATATCCACTCTCCTCATATTACTGTTTATGAGTCCTTATTTTACTCGGCATGGCTTCGCTTATCGGTGAAAATTGATTCTAACGATAAAAAA ATGTTTATTGAAGAAGTTATGGAGCTTGTGGAATTGAACTTGTTGAGAAACTCACTAGTTGGGTTACCTGGAATAAATGGACTCTCAATTGAACAACGCAAGAGATTAACTATAGCGGTTGAATTAGTGGCTAATCCATCTATAATTTTCATGGATGAGCCTACTTCTGGTTTAGATGCTAGAGCTGCCGCCATTGTTATGAGGACTATTAGAAATATCGTTGATACTGGACGAACAATTCTTTGCACCATTCATCAGCCCAACATTGACATATTTGAAGCTTTTGATGAG TTATTTCTATTGAAACGTGGAGGACAAGAAATATATGTTGGACCATTGGGTCATCATTCAAGCCAATTGATAAAGTATTTTGAG AGCATTGACGGAGTTACTAAAATCAAAGATGGTCATAACCCAGCAACTTGGATGCTAGAAGCTACAAGTTCAGCAAAAGAGCTTAATCTCGGTGTTGATTTTCATGAGATATACAAAAATTCTGATTTGTACAG GAGGAACAAGGAGATGATAGCAGAATTGGGAAACCCTGATCCTGATTCAAATGATCTTCATTTCCCTAATAAATATGCACAGCCATTTTGGGTGCAGTTCCAAGCATGCTTATGGAAGCAACATTGGTCATATTGGCGCAATCCATCATATACAGCCATAAGATTTTTTACCACTATTATCTTAGCCTTCATATTTGGAACTATATTTTGGAACCTTGGAGGCAAATA CTCAAACAAGCAAGATCTATCAAACGCCATGGGATCAATATACATTGCTGTCCTCTTTCTAGGGTTACAGTATGCATCTTCTGTACAACCAGTGGTAGCAATTGAAAGAGTTGTCTTTTATAGAGAAAATGCTGCTGGAATGTATTCTGCTTTACCCTATGCAATTGCACAA GTCTTGATAGAGCTTCCATATATCTTTGCCCAAGCTACAACCTATGGTGTCATGACTTATGCCATGATTGGATTTGAGTGGACTCCAAGAAAATTCTTTTGGTATTTGTTTTTCATGTACTTTGCATTTTGCTACTACACTTTCTATGGCATGATGACTGTGGCATTAACACCAAACCGCCATGTTGCTTCCATTGTGGCTTCTTCATTTTATGCAATATGGAACCTATTTTCAGGATTTATCATTCCACCACCT AGGATGCCAGTGTGGTGGAAGTGGTACTATTGGGCATGTCCTGTGTCATGGACCTTATATGGAACGGTTGCATCACAATTTGGAGACATAACTCATATAATGGAATCAGAACATGTTTCAGTGCAAGACTTCATAAGAAGTTATTATGGCTTCAAACATGATTTCGTAGGAGTTTGTGCAATTGTGGTTTTTGGGTTTGCAATGTTATTTGCGCTCATTTTTGCCATTGCAATCAAGGTCCTAAACTTTCAAAGACGATAG